In Capillimicrobium parvum, a genomic segment contains:
- a CDS encoding LLM class flavin-dependent oxidoreductase, producing the protein MELGIYTFAEMTPDPATGRTVSPHQRLRDLIEEIELADQVGLDVFGVGEHHRPDFAVSAPAVVLAAAAERTRDIRLTSAVTVLSSDDPVRVFQAFSTLDLLSGGRAEIMAGRGSFIESFPLFGLDLEDYDELFASKLDLLIELLDRERVTWAGPHRPALEDAVAYPRPLQERIPLWVAVGGNPQSVIRAGVLGLPMALAIIGGEPARFAPLADLHRRAAGQAGHGSLPLSINSHGYVADTSQRAADEAFPAFKVTMDQIGRERGWPPMTREDFDASRTLHGANLVGSPQEVAEKILHQHEIFGHDRFLIQLSVGTLPHAKIMRAIELFGTEVAPVVRAATAERTADRAAAA; encoded by the coding sequence ATGGAACTCGGGATCTACACCTTCGCGGAGATGACGCCGGACCCGGCGACGGGCCGCACCGTCTCCCCCCACCAGCGCCTGCGCGACCTCATCGAGGAGATCGAGCTCGCCGACCAGGTCGGCCTCGACGTCTTCGGCGTGGGCGAGCACCACCGCCCGGACTTCGCCGTGTCCGCCCCGGCCGTCGTGCTCGCTGCGGCGGCCGAGCGCACGCGCGACATCCGCCTGACGAGCGCCGTCACCGTGCTCTCGTCCGACGACCCCGTCCGAGTCTTCCAGGCCTTCTCGACGCTCGACCTCCTGTCGGGCGGCCGGGCCGAGATCATGGCCGGGCGCGGTTCGTTCATCGAGTCGTTCCCGCTGTTCGGCCTCGACCTCGAGGACTACGACGAGCTCTTCGCGTCCAAGCTCGACCTGCTCATCGAACTGCTCGACCGCGAGCGCGTGACGTGGGCCGGCCCGCACCGCCCGGCGCTCGAGGACGCCGTCGCGTACCCGCGGCCGCTGCAGGAGCGCATCCCGCTGTGGGTCGCGGTCGGCGGCAACCCGCAATCGGTCATCCGGGCCGGCGTGCTCGGCCTGCCGATGGCGCTGGCGATCATCGGCGGAGAGCCCGCGCGGTTCGCCCCGCTCGCCGACCTGCACCGCCGGGCCGCCGGACAGGCCGGCCATGGGAGCCTGCCGCTGAGCATCAACTCCCACGGCTACGTCGCCGACACGTCGCAGCGCGCGGCCGACGAGGCGTTCCCCGCCTTCAAGGTCACGATGGACCAGATCGGGCGCGAGCGCGGCTGGCCGCCGATGACGCGCGAGGACTTCGACGCGAGCCGGACGCTGCACGGCGCCAACCTCGTCGGCAGCCCGCAGGAGGTGGCGGAGAAGATCCTCCACCAGCACGAGATCTTCGGGCACGACCGCTTCCTCATCCAGCTCAGCGTCGGCACGCTGCCGCACGCGAAGATCATGCGGGCGATCGAGCTGTTCGGCACCGAGGTCGCCCCGGTCGTCCGGGCGGCGACGGCCGAGCGCACCGCGGACCGCGCGGCGGCGGCCTAG
- a CDS encoding ABC transporter permease, with amino-acid sequence MTTAVVRDTGTVLRRELRPTLRDPFSLIFSMIQPLFFLALFGPLVVGVTGLGEQASLQWFVPGILVMSALFAASMTGSNLLLEIESGSHERMLVTPLERPALLVGRALKEILPVVVQSLVVVAVVMPFGFDLEPAGALGLVVIALFAVGLGALSYTLALAVSDQQWVFWAVQQTLLFPLMLLSGMLLPIEDGPAWLRTLADFNPLKYIVDAERALFAGELTTTALWGALAAAGVAVAGLAIGVRAMRRATA; translated from the coding sequence ATGACCACCGCCGTCGTCCGCGACACCGGGACCGTCCTGCGCCGCGAGCTGCGCCCGACGCTGCGCGACCCGTTCTCGCTGATCTTCAGCATGATCCAGCCGCTGTTCTTCCTTGCCCTCTTCGGGCCGCTGGTCGTCGGCGTCACGGGCCTGGGCGAGCAGGCCTCGCTGCAGTGGTTCGTGCCGGGCATCCTCGTCATGTCGGCGCTGTTCGCGGCGTCCATGACCGGCTCGAACCTGCTGCTCGAGATCGAGTCCGGCTCGCACGAGCGCATGCTCGTCACGCCGCTCGAGCGCCCGGCGCTGCTCGTCGGCCGCGCGCTGAAGGAGATCCTGCCGGTCGTCGTCCAGTCGCTCGTCGTCGTCGCGGTCGTCATGCCGTTCGGCTTCGACCTCGAGCCGGCCGGCGCGCTCGGCCTTGTCGTGATCGCGCTCTTCGCGGTCGGCCTGGGCGCGCTGTCCTACACGCTGGCGCTTGCGGTGTCCGACCAGCAGTGGGTCTTCTGGGCGGTCCAGCAGACGCTGCTGTTCCCGCTCATGCTGCTGTCCGGGATGCTGCTGCCGATCGAGGACGGCCCCGCCTGGCTGCGGACGCTCGCGGACTTCAACCCGCTGAAGTACATCGTCGACGCCGAGCGCGCGCTGTTCGCCGGCGAGCTGACGACGACCGCCCTGTGGGGCGCGCTCGCGGCGGCCGGCGTAGCGGTGGCCGGGCTGGCGATCGGCGTGCGCGCGATGCGCCGCGCGACGGCGTGA
- a CDS encoding gamma-glutamylcyclotransferase family protein, giving the protein MAVIDGPHLGSVVTGRATSLSGLSTPQFVFAYGSLAVAAGPLSRTPSARGWIAELPGFARRWGVAMDNARDLPGYKHYRLVDGTRPEVFVTFLDIVRRAGAAVNGVCLPVGDEALALLDRRERNYVRRDVTAQIDGAPGRVWAYAGSPSARARLRRARARGRAVISAEYLQQVTAGLRALGPGELAALQASLTGDAPPVWELARIDSA; this is encoded by the coding sequence ATGGCGGTGATCGACGGCCCGCATCTCGGGTCGGTGGTTACGGGACGGGCCACTAGCCTCAGCGGCCTGTCCACGCCGCAGTTCGTCTTCGCCTACGGGTCGCTGGCGGTCGCCGCGGGCCCGCTCTCGCGCACGCCGTCCGCCCGCGGCTGGATCGCCGAGCTGCCCGGCTTCGCGCGGCGCTGGGGTGTGGCGATGGACAATGCGCGCGACCTGCCGGGCTACAAGCACTACCGCCTCGTGGACGGCACGCGGCCCGAGGTGTTCGTCACGTTCCTCGACATCGTCCGGCGGGCCGGCGCGGCCGTCAACGGCGTGTGCCTGCCGGTCGGCGACGAGGCGCTCGCGCTGCTCGACCGCCGCGAGCGCAACTACGTGCGGCGCGACGTGACGGCGCAGATCGACGGCGCGCCCGGACGGGTGTGGGCGTACGCCGGCTCGCCGAGTGCGCGCGCTCGGCTGCGCCGCGCCCGGGCTCGGGGGCGCGCGGTGATCAGCGCCGAGTACCTCCAGCAGGTGACGGCCGGCTTGCGCGCACTCGGGCCGGGCGAGCTCGCGGCGCTTCAGGCCTCCCTGACCGGCGACGCGCCACCGGTCTGGGAGCTCGCGCGCATCGACTCCGCCTGA
- a CDS encoding glycosyltransferase — protein MTLGVGILSHERRASVLRIVAAVRELSAEPVALVVADDGSGDGTAEAGRAEGVRVIAGERRGPAWNRNRALWHLLTAGCEAIVLIEDDLVPAQAGWDREWADAAERWGVVSHAPGDRAHVRTREGGEGTAKDPVRSPEEPAGALGVSRAALEAVGFFDSRFRGYGSAHGEWAARARRAGFGAARHERALPRKTRTLCIGGGLEPLADDGRGGDDEELAGNRRVARRVRGGTLYRDPWSGDEQRRAFLAEQRLTGVPDGGRVLRVRAVAAAPSSGEAIARTELVLLSLQPGVADPLEEHVLRRTAPREIDAAPEFLTRVSGGLVDGTDLLALNESAGEVLLDAPPAAPVELRPLGLAAGARGTLTRPAGPTADGGERAVLAGIHGRHAPGSFWLELVPRLLLARERGILGDAPVLVPPLRADEHAALELLGLGGLDLRTPVPDTLHRFGELLLPGPGVARARRACPAALRRTRAALAPAAADAVLPRRLFVARRDALARRTDEDALLELLYRHGFEAAWDDELTQPERIHHFARAEALLVVQGPWLDGALLAPEGAFVIELVAEGATAGEIERGWTLTSALGQRHAQVVCRRAAAGAAPITIDLEHLDRVLLTLLG, from the coding sequence GTGACGCTCGGCGTCGGGATCCTCAGCCACGAGCGCCGCGCGTCCGTGCTGCGCATCGTCGCGGCGGTGCGCGAGCTCAGCGCCGAGCCCGTCGCGCTGGTCGTCGCCGACGACGGCTCGGGTGACGGCACGGCGGAGGCCGGCCGGGCCGAGGGCGTTCGCGTGATCGCCGGCGAGCGCCGCGGGCCCGCGTGGAACCGCAACCGCGCCCTGTGGCACCTCCTGACCGCGGGCTGCGAGGCGATCGTGCTGATCGAGGACGACCTCGTCCCGGCGCAGGCCGGCTGGGACCGCGAATGGGCCGATGCCGCCGAGCGCTGGGGCGTCGTCTCCCACGCGCCCGGAGACCGCGCGCACGTGAGGACCCGCGAGGGTGGGGAGGGGACCGCGAAGGATCCGGTGCGGTCGCCCGAGGAGCCCGCCGGCGCGCTGGGCGTCAGCCGGGCGGCGCTCGAGGCGGTCGGCTTCTTCGACTCGCGCTTTCGCGGCTACGGCTCGGCGCACGGGGAGTGGGCGGCCCGCGCGCGGCGGGCGGGGTTCGGCGCGGCGCGCCACGAGCGGGCGCTGCCGCGCAAGACGCGGACGCTGTGCATCGGCGGCGGCCTCGAGCCGCTGGCCGACGACGGGCGCGGCGGCGACGACGAGGAGCTCGCGGGCAACCGGCGGGTCGCGCGGCGCGTCCGCGGCGGCACGCTGTATCGCGATCCGTGGAGCGGCGACGAGCAGCGCCGCGCGTTCCTGGCCGAGCAGCGGCTGACCGGGGTGCCGGACGGTGGGCGGGTCCTGCGAGTGCGTGCGGTCGCGGCCGCGCCGTCGTCCGGGGAGGCGATCGCCCGCACGGAGCTCGTCCTGCTCTCGCTCCAGCCCGGGGTCGCGGATCCGCTCGAGGAGCACGTGCTCCGGCGCACGGCGCCCCGCGAGATCGACGCCGCACCCGAGTTCCTCACGCGCGTGTCGGGCGGCCTGGTCGACGGGACCGACCTCCTCGCGCTGAACGAGAGCGCCGGCGAGGTGCTCCTCGACGCGCCGCCCGCGGCGCCGGTCGAGCTGCGCCCGCTCGGGCTCGCCGCGGGCGCCCGGGGCACCCTGACGCGGCCCGCCGGCCCCACCGCCGATGGCGGCGAACGCGCCGTCCTCGCCGGGATCCACGGCCGCCATGCCCCGGGCTCGTTCTGGCTCGAGCTCGTGCCGCGCCTGCTGCTCGCCCGCGAGCGGGGGATCCTCGGCGACGCGCCCGTCCTCGTGCCCCCGCTGCGCGCCGACGAGCACGCGGCGCTCGAGCTGCTCGGGCTCGGCGGGCTCGACCTGCGCACGCCCGTACCGGACACGCTGCACCGCTTCGGCGAGCTGCTGCTGCCCGGTCCCGGCGTCGCGCGCGCCCGTCGCGCCTGCCCGGCGGCGCTGCGCCGCACCCGCGCCGCGCTCGCGCCGGCCGCCGCGGACGCCGTGCTGCCGCGCCGGCTGTTCGTCGCCCGCCGCGACGCGCTCGCGCGTCGCACGGACGAGGACGCGCTGCTCGAGCTGCTGTACCGCCACGGGTTCGAGGCCGCCTGGGACGACGAGCTCACGCAGCCCGAGCGCATCCACCACTTCGCCCGCGCCGAGGCGCTGCTCGTGGTGCAGGGCCCGTGGCTCGACGGCGCGCTGCTCGCTCCCGAGGGCGCGTTCGTGATCGAGCTCGTCGCCGAAGGCGCGACCGCCGGGGAGATCGAGCGCGGCTGGACGCTGACGAGCGCGCTCGGCCAGCGCCATGCGCAGGTCGTGTGCCGGCGCGCGGCTGCCGGGGCCGCGCCGATCACGATCGACCTCGAGCACCTCGACCGAGTGCTGCTCACCCTGCTGGGCTGA
- a CDS encoding helix-turn-helix transcriptional regulator produces the protein MTDPTSRMLRLLTLLQTHRFWPGVELSDRLEISPRTLRRDIDRLRELGYPVDATRGAAGGYRLQAGSDLPPLLLDDDEAVAIAVGLRTAAGGSIAGIEETSVRALAKLEQVLPARLRRRVNTLKTVTVPLAFAPRETIEPETLTILAQACRDAERLQFEYRRRDGESATRAVEPHRLVSVGRRWYLVAWDVHRADWRTFRLDRLEAPRTSGARFAPRELPAEDAAAFVRQSLRSIPTRYEADVTLHVPAEAVADRVRPFGGTVEAVDDERCRMRMTGDSLPWLAAGISLLECDFELHGPPELAAWMRGLHGRIDAGVAVSPAG, from the coding sequence GTGACCGATCCGACCTCGCGCATGCTGCGCCTGCTGACCCTGCTGCAGACCCATCGTTTCTGGCCCGGCGTCGAGCTGTCGGACCGGCTCGAGATCAGCCCGCGGACGCTGCGACGCGACATCGACCGCCTGCGCGAGCTCGGCTATCCGGTCGACGCCACGCGCGGGGCCGCGGGCGGCTACCGCCTCCAGGCCGGCTCGGACCTGCCGCCGCTGCTGCTCGACGACGACGAGGCCGTGGCGATCGCGGTCGGCCTGCGCACGGCCGCCGGAGGCTCCATCGCCGGCATCGAGGAGACGTCGGTGCGCGCACTGGCCAAGCTCGAGCAGGTGCTGCCGGCGCGCCTGCGCCGCCGGGTCAACACGCTGAAGACCGTGACCGTACCCCTGGCATTCGCGCCGCGCGAGACCATCGAGCCGGAGACGCTCACGATCCTCGCGCAGGCGTGCCGCGACGCCGAGCGCCTCCAGTTCGAGTACCGGCGCCGCGACGGCGAGTCGGCCACGCGCGCGGTCGAGCCGCACCGGCTCGTGTCGGTCGGGCGGCGGTGGTACCTCGTCGCCTGGGACGTGCACCGGGCCGACTGGCGGACGTTCCGGCTCGACCGCCTCGAGGCGCCGCGCACCTCGGGCGCGCGCTTTGCACCGCGCGAGCTGCCGGCCGAGGACGCAGCGGCGTTCGTGCGCCAGTCGCTGCGCTCGATCCCGACGCGCTACGAGGCCGATGTGACGCTGCACGTGCCTGCGGAGGCGGTGGCCGACCGGGTGCGGCCGTTCGGCGGGACGGTCGAGGCGGTCGACGACGAGCGCTGCCGGATGCGCATGACCGGCGACTCGCTGCCGTGGCTGGCCGCGGGCATCTCACTGCTCGAGTGCGACTTCGAGCTGCACGGCCCGCCCGAGCTGGCCGCGTGGATGCGCGGCCTGCACGGGCGCATCGACGCGGGCGTCGCGGTCAGCCCAGCAGGGTGA
- a CDS encoding glycosyltransferase family 92 protein, with product MPTEPHTTAAPRVAICAIAKDEGPYIAEWAAYHHLIGFDPIVVYDHESRDDTAAVLERLHAAGLAERIPWSVAPDVKPQLAAHADGIARLAGRAEWIAFIDLDELLVFERHDSVQAFVEQFGALGSIAMNWKMLGSAGHEQRTPGLVIERFDRCAERSYRGNRQVKSLSRLDLVTGSGLHTPQLRGGRGGQTLLGETLAPVAGDTREISHSIARVNHYFTRSRAEWDEKMARGKGGKSAIDPRKQRNAEEFAIHDRNEEAELQIGAFAPDVRALLDDIGLEA from the coding sequence GTGCCGACCGAGCCCCACACCACCGCCGCGCCCCGCGTCGCCATCTGCGCGATCGCCAAGGACGAGGGCCCGTACATCGCCGAGTGGGCCGCGTACCACCACCTCATCGGCTTCGATCCGATCGTCGTCTACGACCACGAGAGCCGCGACGACACCGCCGCCGTCCTCGAGCGCCTGCACGCCGCCGGGCTGGCCGAGCGGATCCCCTGGTCGGTGGCGCCCGACGTCAAGCCGCAGCTCGCCGCGCACGCCGACGGGATCGCCCGCCTGGCGGGCCGCGCCGAGTGGATCGCGTTCATCGACCTCGACGAGCTCCTCGTCTTCGAGCGCCACGACAGCGTCCAGGCGTTCGTCGAGCAGTTCGGCGCCCTCGGCTCGATCGCCATGAACTGGAAGATGCTCGGCAGCGCCGGCCACGAGCAGCGCACGCCGGGCCTCGTCATCGAGCGCTTCGACCGCTGCGCCGAGCGCTCGTACCGCGGCAACCGCCAGGTCAAGAGCCTGTCGCGGCTGGACCTCGTCACCGGCTCGGGCCTGCACACGCCGCAGCTGCGCGGCGGGCGCGGCGGCCAGACGCTGCTCGGCGAGACGCTCGCTCCGGTGGCGGGGGACACGCGCGAGATCAGCCACTCGATCGCGCGGGTCAACCACTACTTCACGCGCTCGCGCGCGGAATGGGACGAGAAGATGGCGCGCGGCAAGGGCGGCAAGAGCGCGATCGACCCGCGCAAGCAGCGCAACGCGGAGGAGTTCGCGATCCACGACCGCAACGAGGAGGCCGAGCTGCAGATCGGCGCCTTCGCGCCGGACGTGCGCGCGCTGCTGGACGACATCGGGCTCGAGGCGTGA
- a CDS encoding gamma-glutamyltransferase family protein yields the protein MSRLAHFESAGIASGRPLVLGARAMVVTPSAWASSVGLEVLRAGGTAVDAAVAVGAALSVAHPNQCGLGGDAFWLIRPRGDATFALNASGRAPAGAAAGDLLDRGLTEITPRSPFAVTVPGMVGGWRDAHARFGRTELARLIAPAIEAAERGLAVTPLLARYIRSSEEVLRARPEATRIFLPGGRAPAVGHVLRQPDLAGTLRAIARDPGAFYTGAPAGAIAAAIAAEGGWLDAGDLAAHASDWVQPLTAPFGGWDVQEMPPNSQGITALMGLALIGAAGLSGADAPAAWAGAGIAAARTFMAVRDREIADPASMRRTPQELLDLRFLRGAQHEPCGPAETAATPAGDTVHFAIVDEDGTAVSCIQSVFDIFGSGIVVPGTGILLQDRGRSFSLDDAHVNALRPGRRPMHTLAPGLALQDGRTAAVFGCMGGHAQTQVHVQLLSALAGRGADPVEAVSAPRWVLGAPPERATVLAEDRDGLPELLEAGGHAVERVDPFSPAMGNAQVIVADEDTGVLAGAADPRSDGAALGY from the coding sequence GTGAGCCGCCTGGCGCACTTCGAGTCGGCCGGCATCGCCAGCGGGCGCCCGCTCGTCCTCGGCGCCCGCGCGATGGTGGTGACGCCGAGCGCGTGGGCGTCGTCGGTCGGGCTGGAGGTGCTGCGGGCCGGGGGCACCGCGGTCGACGCGGCGGTCGCCGTCGGCGCCGCGCTGTCCGTCGCGCATCCGAACCAGTGCGGGCTGGGCGGCGACGCGTTCTGGCTCATCCGCCCCCGCGGCGACGCGACGTTCGCGCTGAACGCCTCGGGGCGCGCGCCGGCCGGCGCCGCGGCCGGCGACCTGCTCGACCGGGGCCTGACGGAGATCACGCCGCGCTCGCCCTTCGCCGTGACGGTGCCGGGCATGGTGGGCGGATGGCGCGACGCCCACGCGCGGTTCGGCCGCACGGAGCTCGCCCGGCTGATCGCCCCCGCGATCGAGGCCGCCGAGCGCGGTTTGGCGGTCACTCCGCTGCTCGCCCGCTACATCCGCAGCAGCGAGGAGGTGCTGCGCGCCCGGCCCGAGGCCACGCGGATCTTCCTGCCCGGCGGGCGCGCTCCGGCCGTCGGCCACGTCCTGCGCCAGCCGGACCTCGCCGGCACGCTGCGCGCCATCGCCCGCGACCCCGGCGCGTTCTACACGGGGGCGCCCGCCGGGGCGATCGCGGCGGCGATCGCCGCCGAGGGCGGGTGGCTCGACGCGGGCGACCTCGCGGCCCACGCGTCGGACTGGGTGCAGCCGTTGACCGCGCCGTTCGGCGGATGGGACGTGCAGGAGATGCCGCCCAACTCACAGGGGATCACGGCGCTCATGGGGCTCGCGCTGATCGGCGCGGCCGGGCTGAGCGGCGCCGACGCGCCCGCGGCCTGGGCGGGCGCCGGCATCGCCGCCGCCCGCACGTTCATGGCCGTGCGCGACCGGGAGATCGCCGACCCGGCGTCCATGCGCCGCACGCCGCAGGAACTGCTCGACCTCCGCTTCCTGCGCGGCGCGCAGCACGAGCCCTGCGGCCCGGCCGAGACCGCCGCGACCCCGGCGGGCGACACCGTCCACTTCGCGATCGTCGACGAGGACGGCACGGCGGTGTCGTGCATCCAGAGCGTCTTCGACATCTTCGGCAGCGGGATCGTCGTGCCCGGCACCGGCATCCTCCTCCAGGACCGCGGGCGCTCGTTCTCGCTCGACGACGCCCACGTCAACGCGCTGCGCCCCGGCCGGCGTCCGATGCACACGCTCGCGCCGGGACTGGCGCTGCAGGACGGGCGCACGGCGGCCGTGTTCGGCTGCATGGGCGGCCACGCACAGACCCAGGTCCACGTCCAGCTGCTGAGCGCGCTCGCCGGGCGGGGCGCGGATCCGGTCGAGGCCGTGTCCGCGCCGCGCTGGGTGCTCGGCGCCCCGCCGGAGCGCGCCACCGTCCTCGCCGAGGACCGCGACGGGCTGCCGGAGCTCCTGGAGGCCGGCGGCCACGCGGTCGAGCGGGTCGACCCGTTCTCCCCGGCCATGGGCAACGCCCAGGTCATCGTCGCCGACGAGGACACGGGCGTCCTCGCCGGCGCGGCCGACCCGCGCTCCGACGGCGCGGCCCTCGGCTACTGA
- a CDS encoding endonuclease/exonuclease/phosphatase family protein — MSVLLSWNVAGRVRSVPEQARAIAQRPADLVALQEVRVTALPAWREALGALGYEHIAATLVDAGPRPPERRLGVLVAARGPIEPLAPLDLPWPERHLAVRTPLDGEEVELHVLHAPISSRAGQVKVVTLETVYAALAPPSSTPRILTGDLNTPQYESREGEVQSFARTRSGRIRPTHGERHDAAELGLVVGLLNHGYADAFRVLHGYGRRDRSWLYPHGKMGYRLDHVIVRDLVPTACEYEHAWRDAGLSDHAAIWAALRPAG; from the coding sequence ATGAGCGTGCTGTTGAGCTGGAACGTCGCCGGCCGGGTGCGCAGCGTGCCCGAGCAGGCGCGGGCCATCGCCCAGCGGCCGGCGGACCTCGTCGCGCTGCAGGAGGTCCGGGTCACGGCGCTGCCGGCGTGGCGGGAGGCGCTCGGGGCGCTCGGCTACGAGCACATCGCCGCCACGCTGGTCGACGCCGGCCCGCGCCCGCCGGAGCGCCGGCTCGGGGTGCTCGTCGCCGCCCGCGGGCCGATCGAGCCGCTGGCGCCACTCGACCTGCCGTGGCCGGAGCGCCACCTCGCGGTCCGCACCCCGCTCGACGGCGAGGAGGTCGAGCTGCACGTCCTGCACGCGCCGATCTCGAGCAGGGCCGGGCAGGTGAAGGTGGTCACCCTGGAGACGGTCTACGCCGCGCTCGCCCCGCCGAGCAGCACGCCGCGCATCCTCACCGGCGACCTCAACACGCCGCAGTACGAGTCGCGCGAAGGCGAGGTGCAGAGCTTCGCGCGGACCCGCTCGGGCCGCATCCGCCCCACGCACGGCGAGCGTCACGACGCCGCGGAGCTGGGTCTCGTCGTCGGCCTCCTCAACCACGGCTACGCCGACGCCTTCCGCGTCCTGCACGGCTATGGGCGCCGCGACCGCAGCTGGCTGTATCCGCACGGCAAGATGGGCTACCGCCTCGACCACGTCATCGTCCGCGACCTCGTCCCGACCGCCTGCGAGTACGAGCACGCCTGGCGCGACGCCGGGTTGAGCGACCACGCGGCGATCTGGGCGGCCCTGCGCCCGGCGGGCTGA
- a CDS encoding MFS transporter, with amino-acid sequence MRRLVLLVSAVVFVDTMFYAAVVPLLPHYADELGLSKAAAGLLSAAYPAGTLIGAIPAGLVVARVGARPTVLLGLGLLAGSSLVFGFANHVALLDAARFVQGIGGACTWAGGLAWLVEAAPPARRGALIGTALGAAIGGSLFGPVVGAIADLTKPEIVFSTVVVVAGALAAWAATTPAPPREEPQGLRDVGHALRRPALLGGMWLVVLPAAGFGAVTVLGSLRLDDLGAGGVAVGATFLVAAGVEAIISPIVGRVSDRRGRLVPIRVGLAIAPIPLCLFTVPRHAIVLAALIVATTAALGLFWAPAMALLSDAAEASGLRQGLAFGFVNLAWAAGMVVGSGGGGALAKATGDAVPPALVAAASVVTLAALLRRRQAESMRASSQTGGASPVREA; translated from the coding sequence GTGCGCCGGCTCGTCCTGCTCGTCAGCGCGGTGGTCTTCGTGGACACGATGTTCTACGCCGCCGTCGTCCCGCTGCTGCCGCACTACGCCGACGAGCTCGGCCTGTCGAAAGCGGCCGCGGGCCTGCTGAGCGCCGCGTATCCCGCGGGGACGCTCATCGGCGCGATCCCGGCGGGCCTGGTCGTCGCGCGGGTCGGGGCGCGGCCGACCGTGCTGCTCGGCCTGGGCCTGCTCGCCGGCTCGAGCCTCGTCTTCGGCTTCGCCAACCACGTCGCGCTGCTCGACGCCGCCCGCTTCGTGCAGGGCATCGGCGGCGCGTGCACGTGGGCGGGCGGCCTGGCCTGGCTCGTCGAGGCGGCGCCGCCCGCGCGCCGGGGCGCGCTCATCGGCACCGCGCTCGGGGCGGCCATCGGCGGGTCGCTGTTCGGCCCCGTCGTCGGGGCGATCGCCGACCTCACCAAGCCGGAGATCGTGTTCAGCACCGTCGTCGTGGTGGCCGGCGCGCTCGCCGCGTGGGCCGCGACGACGCCCGCCCCGCCACGCGAGGAGCCGCAGGGCCTGCGCGACGTCGGCCACGCGCTGCGGCGGCCCGCGCTCCTGGGCGGAATGTGGCTCGTGGTGCTGCCCGCCGCGGGGTTCGGCGCCGTCACCGTCCTGGGCTCGCTGCGCCTGGACGATCTCGGCGCGGGCGGCGTCGCGGTCGGCGCCACGTTCCTCGTCGCCGCCGGCGTCGAAGCGATCATCAGCCCGATCGTCGGCCGGGTCTCCGACCGTCGCGGCCGCCTGGTGCCCATCCGCGTCGGCCTGGCCATTGCGCCCATCCCGTTGTGCCTGTTCACCGTGCCGCGTCATGCGATCGTCCTCGCGGCGCTGATCGTCGCCACGACCGCCGCCCTCGGCCTGTTCTGGGCGCCCGCCATGGCACTGCTCTCCGACGCCGCGGAGGCGTCCGGCCTGCGGCAGGGCCTCGCGTTCGGCTTCGTGAACCTGGCGTGGGCGGCCGGGATGGTCGTCGGCTCGGGTGGCGGCGGGGCGCTGGCGAAGGCGACGGGCGACGCGGTGCCCCCGGCGCTGGTCGCGGCCGCCTCCGTCGTGACGCTCGCCGCGCTCCTGCGCCGCCGTCAGGCGGAGTCGATGCGCGCGAGCTCCCAGACCGGTGGCGCGTCGCCGGTCAGGGAGGCCTGA